The Panicum virgatum strain AP13 chromosome 5K, P.virgatum_v5, whole genome shotgun sequence genome has a window encoding:
- the LOC120707645 gene encoding 65-kDa microtubule-associated protein 3-like isoform X1 gives MSSAVKDQLQQMSTTCDSLLLELNVIWDEVGEPHSARDRMLLELEQECLEVYRRKVDLANRCRAQLRQAIAEAEAELAGICSAMGEPPVHVRQSNQKLHGLREELNAIVPYLEEMRQKKVERWDQFVDVMDQIKKVASEIRPADFVPFKVPVDQSDLSLRKLEELTKELQSLQKEKSERLKQVMEHLNILHSLCEVLGIDFKQTLYEVHPSLGEADGSKNLSNSTIERLASAVNGLREMKVQRMQKLQDLASSMLELWNLMDTPLEEQQMFQNITCNIAASEHEITEPNTLSIDFLSYVESEVLRLEQLKASKMKDLVLKKKTELEEHRRRAHLIGEEGYAAEFSTEAIEAGAVDPALVLEQIESHIATVKEEAFSRKDILEKVERWLNACEEEAWLEDYNKDDNRYNAGRGAHLTLKRAEKARILVNKIPGMVDVLTTKIHAWEKEREKEFTYDGVRLLSMLEEYMIVRQEKELEKKRQRDQKKIQDQIKAEQEALYGSKPSPSKPQSTKKAPRNSIGGANRRQSLGGATMQAPKTDILHSKTARAAKKTEDLGTLSPSSRGLDIAGLPVKKLTFNASTLREVETPRKPFSQIMPGNNVPSTPARPISNDEEENKTPKTFATLNHKTPVTMTAPMQVAMTPAVANKVIATPVSLFQEKPEQPMLPEEIEYSFEERRLAVYLARQVT, from the exons ATGAGTAGCGCCGTGAAGGACCAGCTCCAACAGATGTCGACGACGTGCGATTCGCTCCTGCTGGAGCTTAAC GTGATTTGGGATGAGGTAGGGGAGCCCCACTCTGCGAGGGACCGGATGCTGCTGGAGCTCGAGCAGGAGTGTCTCGAGGTCTACAGGAGGAAGGTCGACCTGGCCAATCGCTGCAGGGCACAGCTGCGGCAGGCCATTGCCGAGGCAgaggccgagctcgccggcatcTGCTCGGCCATGGGTGAGCCTCCGGTACATGTTAGACAG TCAAATCAGAAGTTGCATGGTTTAAGGGAGGAGTTGAACGCAATTGTCCCATACTTGGAGGAGATGAGACAGAAGAAAGTCGAAAGATGGGACCAATTTGTTGATGTCATGGATCAAATTAAGAAGGTTGCATCTGAAATCAGGCCTGCAGATTTTGTGCCCTTTAAAGTTCCCGTGGATCAGTCCGATCTGTCATTAAGAAAGCTTGAGGAGTTAACGAAGGAGCTACAATCCCTTCAGAAGGAGAAG AGTGAAAGGCTGAAGCAAGTGATGGAACATTTGAACATTTTGCATTCCTTGTGCGAGGTGCTTGGTATAGACTTCAAGCAAACATTATATGAGGTGCATCCTAGCCTGGGTGAGGCTGATGGATCAAAGAATCTGAGCAACAGTACAATCGAGAGACTCGCATCAGCTGTAAATGGATTGCGCGAAATGAAGGTCCAGAGGATGCAAAAG CTTCAAGATTTGGCATCTAGCATGCTTGAACTTTGGAATCTCATGGATACACCACTTGAAgagcagcagatgttccagaATATAACGTGCAATATTGCTGCTTCAGAACATGAAATAACTGAGCCCAACACTCTCTCCATTGACTTCCTCAGCTAC GTGGAATCTGAAGTATTAAGGCTTGAACAATTGAAAGCGAGCAAGATGAAAGACCTTGTTCTGAAAAAGAAGACAGAACTGGAAGAGCATAGGAGACGTGCTCATCTGATTGGTGAGGAAGGTTATGCAGCTGAATTTAGCACTGAGGCTATTGAGGCTG GAGCTGTTGATCCTGCGCTGGTGCTGGAACAAATTGAGTCTCACATTGCTACAGTGAAAGAGGAAGCTTTTAGCCGAAAGGAtattcttgagaaggttgaaaGATGGTTGAATGCATGTGAGGAGGAAGCGTGGTTGGAAGATTACAACAAA GATGACAACCGTTATAATGCTGGGAGAGGGGCCCATCTGACACTCAAGAGAGCGGAGAAAGCTCGTATTTTAGTTAACAAGATCCCAG GAATGGTAGATGTTTTGACCACGAAAATCCATGCttgggagaaagaaagagaaaaggagttCACCTACGATGGT GTCCGCCTACTGTCAATGCTTGAAGAGTACATGATTGTTCGCCAGGAGAAAGAGCTAGAGAAGAAGAGGCAAAGG GATCAGAAGAAAATCCAGGATCAAATCAAAGCTGAGCAGGAAGCACTCTACGGATCAAAACCTAGCCCATCCAAGCCTCAAAGTACAAAGAAGGCGCCTAGGAACTCCATCGGTGGTGCAAACCGAAGGCAATCTCTTGGTGGAGCCACAATGCAAGCCCCGAAGACAGACATACTGCATTCTAAGACTGCTCGTGCTGCCAAGAAGACTGAAGATTTGGGAACTTTATCTCCTAGTA GTAGAGGCTTGGATATTGCTGGTCTTCCCGTCAAGAAGTTAACTTTCAATGCAAGTACTCTGCGTGAGGTAGAAACACCTCGCAAGCCCTTTTCCCAGATCATGCCAGGAAACAATGTCCCTTCAACGCCTGCACGACCCATCTCCAATGACGAGGAAGAGAACAAAACCCCCAAGACATTTGCAACGCTCAATCACAAAACGCCGGTGACGATGACGGCTCCGATGCAGGTGGCGATGACACCTGCAGTGGCTAACAAGGTAATAGCCACTCCTGTCTCCCTTTTCCAGGAGAAGCCAGAGCAGCCGATGCTGCCGGAGGAGATTGAGTACTCGTTTGAAGAGAGGAGGCTCGCCGTTTACCTGGCCAGGCAAGTGACTTAG
- the LOC120707644 gene encoding ATP synthase subunit beta, mitochondrial-like: MATRRALSSILRSASRIRAASPTPCPRPRAPLHHRPSPAGFLLNRAAAYASSAAAQAAPAPPSPSTGKTTGGGKITDEFTGAGAIGQVCQVIGAVVDVRFDEGLPPILTALEVLDNNIRLVLEVAQHLGESMVRTIAMDGTEGLVRGQRVLNTGSPITVPVGRATLGRIMNVIGEPIDEKGDITTSHFLPIHREAPAFVEQATEQQILVTGIKVVDLLAPYQRGGKIGLFGGAGVGKTVLIMELINNVAKAHGGFSVFAGVGERTREGNDLYREMIESGVIKLGDKQSESKCALVYGQMNEPPGARARVGLTGLTVAEHFRDAEGQDVLLFIDNIFRFTQANSEVSALLGRIPSAVGYQPTLATDLGGLQERITTTKKGSITSVQAIYVPADDLTDPAPATTFAHLDATTVLSRQISELGIYPAVDPLDSTSRMLSPHVLGVDHYNTARGVQKVLQNYKNLQDIIAILGMDELSEDDKLTVARARKIQRFLSQPFHVAEVFTGAPGKYVELKESVKSFQGVLDGKYDDLPEQSFYMVGGIEEVIAKAEKIAKESTS; this comes from the exons atggcgacgcGCCGGGCCCTCTCCTCCATCCTCCGCTCGGCCTCCCGCatccgcgccgcctccccgaCCCCGTGCCcgcgcccccgcgcgccgctccaCCACCGCCCGTCCCCTGCGGGCTTCCTCCtcaaccgcgccgccgcctacgcctcatccgccgcggcacaggcggcgcccgccccgccgtccccgtccaCCGGCAAGACGACCGGTGGTGGCAAGATCACCGATGagttcaccggcgccggcgccatcgGCCAGGTCTGCCAGGTCATCGGTGCCGTCGTGGACGTGCGGTTCGACGAGGGGCTGCCCCCGAtcctgacggcgctcgaggTGCTCGACAACAACATCCGCCTCGTGCTCGAGGTGGCTCAGCATCTCGGGGAGAGCATGGTCCGCACCATCGCCATGGACGGGACCGAGGGGCTCGTCCGCGGACAGCGTGTGTTAAACACTGGCTCTCCCATCACT GTCCCTGTTGGTAGGGCTACACTAGGACGTATTATGAATGTTATTGGCGAGCCTATCGATGAGAAGGGAGATATAA CGACAAGCCACTTCCTCCCTATCCATCGTGAAGCCCCAGCTTTTGTCGAGCAAGCTACAGAGCAGCAAATTCTTGTTACTGGAATCAAG GTTGTGGATCTCCTTGCACCCTACCAAAGAGGAGGTAAAATTGGTCTCTTTGGTGGTGCAGGGGTGGGCAAAACTGTCCTTATCATGGAGCTCATTAACAACGTCGCCAAGGCCCATG GTGGTTTCTCTGTCTTTGCTGGTGTTGGAGAACGTACTCGTGAGGGTAATGACTTGTACAGGGAAATGATTGAGAGTGGTGTCATTAAGCTTGGTGACAAGCAG AGTGAGAGCAAGTGCGCTCTTGTCTACGGTCAAATGAATGAGCCTCCTGGTGCTCGTGCTCGTGTTGGACTGACTGGTTTGACTGTTGCCGAGCATTTCCGTGATGCTGAAGGACAGGATGTGCTTCTCTTCATTGATAATATTTTCCGTTTCACCCAG GCAAACTCTGAGGTGTCTGCTTTGCTTGGACGTATTCCATCTGCTGTGGGTTACCAACCCACCCTAGCCACAGATCTTGGAGGACTGCAGGAGCGGATTACCACCACAAAGAAGGGTTCTATTACATCTGTTCAAGCTATTTATGTGCCTGCTGATGACTTGACAGATCCTGCCCCTGCAACCACCTTCGCCCATCTTGATGCTACTACTGTGTTGTCGCGTCAG ATTTCTGAGCTTGGTATTTACCCTGCTGTCGACCCTCTGGACTCCACATCCAGAATGTTGTCCCCCCACGTTCTGGGTGTGGACCACTACAACACTGCTCGTGGTGTTCAGAAGGTTCTTCAGAATTACAAGAATCTCCAAGATATTATTGCCATTTTGGGAATGGATGAGCTCAGTGAAGATGACAAGTTGACGGTCGCTCGTGCTAGGAAGATTCAGCGTTTTCTTAGCCAGCCTTTCCATGTTGCTGAAGTTTTCACGGGTGCACCAGGAAAGTATGTTGAGCTGAAGGAGAGTGTTAAAAGTTTCCAG GGTGTTTTGGATGGCAAGTATGATGACCTTCCAGAGCAGTCATTCTACATGGTTGGAGGAATAGAGGAGGTTATTGCTAAGGCAGAGAAGATTGCCAAGGAGTCCACATCATAA
- the LOC120707642 gene encoding DNA ligase 6-like: MAALISSSNASKSLSINTSAVFLSSLSSLPSTDAHPILTAASTPLPPVPASVPPTALIPGSRFLIDAFRHAGGFSVAYFLSHFHSDHYGGLGPSWRRGIVFCSAPTARLVSSVLSVPPQLVVALDVGVRVTVDGWGVTAVDANHCPGAVQFLFSSPGPNAERYVHTGDFRYTESMTHDPNFLEFVRADAVFLDTTYCNPKFTFPSQEESIDYVVNVIKRVKEESSAAGERVLCLIATYVVGKERILLEVAQRCGCSIHVDSRKMEILTVLGFGGENGVFTEDAAVTDVHVIGWNILGETWPYFRPNFVKMKEIMLERGYMKAIGFVPTGWMYETKKEGFAVRVKDSLEIHLVPYSEHSSYDELREYVKFLHPKRVIPTIGVNAGKLDSKEAITMQKHFSGLVDETANKQEFLMAFHRRSTDAKFSIQHDGEDAVLLPAITSASEQLDTLKENITEEMKKELSDFLPSWVSGEQIMDLLMSSGGDVVKAASDFFERERDFFEEANGSCSGTPKSEKNHTSDHGSSADVSSQQECPLFSQKPAEHSTKLVNLTPMRMKSNTPKKEKRRGSGTANKPKKKGRLTSSTESGGRKQSTITNYFVRSTATTSKSGTADKVYEEAHQNNVESDDQLTDIVKTQDQSVDQLLQIVDGGMSREYAVSLLERAKGDVTVAVDIFYTSSENNNVIAIDKNIALQITENETKDKCSNTDLACDSSQATQKMPNLHLQTSLSQTVSTKISLPVEKYLPIEHACWTAGQLAPYLHLARTFDLVEKEKGKIKTMSIFCNMFRSLLALSPDDVLPAVYLCTNKISPDHENMELNIGGSLVVTALEESLGTSRSKIQEMYKTYGDLGNVAQECRQNQTLLAPPRPLSIHDVYSMLRKLSVISGSGSAGRRKILVLHLIRSCREMEMKFLVRTLVRNLRIGAMMKTILPALAHAVVFDRKCAGDPAVSLEGIKTQLQSLSTEVAEAYNVIPNLDLLIPSLLREGTAFSASSLAMVPGTPLPPMLARITNGLTQALKAFGGKSFTCEYKYDGQRAQIHRLLDGSVRIFSRHMKESTPRFPDLVNMITELCRPEVSSFILDAEVVGIDRKKGNKLMSFQELSSRERGNKHSSIAIDNIKVDICVFVFDIMFCNGERLLDCPLRQRRKYIHDLFQEKPGYFELAQQLTVEASEASPDNSSTLDRMNTFFRKACESSCEGIMLKTLDIDAGYSASKRCDSWLKVKRDYVEGLGDSLDLVPVGAWYGNGRKAGWYSPFLMACYNPETEEFQSVCRVMSGLSDEFYKEMKEFYSGERILPKKPVYYKTDEQPEVWFTTEQVWEIRGADLTLSPVHHAAIGLVHPSRGISVRMPRYIRSVPDRSPEDCSTATDIASMFKAQTRKMDVSREGPE, encoded by the exons ATGGCCGCTCTCATATCCTCCTCCAATGCCTCCAAATCGCTCTCCATTAACACATCCGCGgtcttcctctcctccctctcctcgctcCCTTCGACTGACGCCCACCCTATCCTCactgccgcctccacgccgctccCGCCCGTCCCGGCCTCCGTGCCGCCTACCGCGCTCATTCCGGGCTCGCGCTTCCTCATCGACGCCTTCCGCCACGCCGGGGGCTTCTCTGTCGCCTACTTCCTCTCGCACTTCCACTCCGACCACTACGGCGGCCTAGGACCGTCCTGGCGCCGCGGCATCGTCTTCTGCTCCGCGCCCACCGCGCGCCTCGTCTCTTCCGTGCTCTCCGTGCCGCCGCAGCTTGTCGTCGCGCTCGATGTCGGTGTCCGTGTCACCGTCGATGGGTGGGGCGTCACCGCCGTCGACGCCAATCACTGCCCTGGTGCCGTGCagttcctcttctcctcccCTGGACCGAACGCCGAGAGGTATGTGCACACCGGTGACTTCCGTTACACGGAGTCTATGACGCACGATCCTAACTTTCTGGAGTTCGTCCGTGCTGACGCTGTGTTTCTGGACACCACATACTGCAACCCCAAGTTCACATTCCCTTCCCAAGAGGAGTCTATAGATTATGTGGTGAACGTGATCAAGCGTGTGAAAGAGGAGAGTTCAGCGGCAGGAGAGCGTGTGCTGTGTTTGATCGCGACCTATGTCGTGGGCAAAGAGAGGATTTTGCTGGAGGTTGCACAGCGCTGTGGGTGCTCAATCCATGTGGACAGCAGGAAAATGGAGATTTTGACAGTATTGGGGTTTGGTGGGGAGAATGGAGTTTTTACCGAGGATGCAGCAGTGACGGATGTGCATGTTATCGGGTGGAATATCTTAGGAGAGACGTGGCCCTATTTCCGACCAAATTTTGTAAAGATGAAGGAGATCATGTTGGAGAGAGGGTACATGAAGGCTATCGGGTTTGTACCAACCGGGTGGATGTATGAAACCAAGAAGGAAGGTTTTGCTGTTAGGGTGAAAGATTCACTTGAGATCCATCTTGTTCCTTACAGTGAGCACTCGAGCTATGACGAGTTGCGAGAATATGTAAAGTTTTTGCACCCAAAGCGGGTGATCCCGACCATTGGAGTCAATGCTGGAAAGCTCGATAGTAAGGAGGCAATTACAATGCAGAAGCATTTTTCTGGGTTGGTAGATGAGACAGCAAACAAACAGGAGTTCTTGATGGCATTCCATCGTAGGTCAACAGATGCTAAATTCTCAATCCAGCATGATGGGGAGGATGCTGTTTTGTTACCAGCAATCACTTCTGCTTCTGAACAACTTGATACTTTGAAGGAGAATATTACAGAGGAAATGAAGAAAGAACTATCAGATTTCCTGCCCTCATGGGTCAGCGGGGAACAGATCATGGACCTGCTGATGAGCTCAGGTGGTGATGTGGTTAAAGCAGCATCTGATTTTTTTGAGCGGGAAAGAGATTTCTTTGAAGAAGCAAATGGTTCTTGTAGCGGGACACCCAAGTCAGAGAAAAACCATACTTCTGATCATGGGTCTTCTGCTGATGTGAGTAGTCAGCAAGAATGTCCTTTATTTTCACAGAAGCCTGCGGAACACTCTACAAAACTGGTAAATTTGACCCCTATGAGAATGAAATCAAATACTcccaaaaaggaaaagaggaggGGTTCTGGCACTGCAaacaaaccaaaaaagaaaggaCGACTAACTTCCTCAACAGAATCTGGTGGGCGCAAGCAGTCCACAATTACAAACTATTTCGTTAGATCTACAGCCACCACTTCTAAAAGTGGTACAGCTGATAAAGTATATGAGGAGGCACACCAAAATAATGTGGAAAGTGACGATCAGTTAACTGATATTGTAAAAACACAAGATCAAAGTGTAGACCAGCTTCTTCAGATTGTAGATGGTGGCATGTCCAGAGAATATGCAGTTTCTTTGCTTGAGAGGGCAAAAGGAGATGTAACTGTAGCAGTTGATATATTTTACACTTCAAGTGAGAACAACAATGTAATTGCTATTGATAAGAATATCGCGCTGCAGATTACGGAAAATGAAACTAAAGATAAATGTAGCAACACAGACCTGGCTTGTGATTCTTCTCAGGCTACTCAAAAGATGCCAAACTTACATTTACAAACCTCTTTATCACAAACCGTTTCTACCAAGATATCGCTGCCAGTTGAAAAGTATCTACCTATTGAGCATG CTTGCTGGACAGCAGGACAACTTGCACCATACTTGCACTTGGCTCGCACTTTTGATCTggttgaaaaagaaaaaggaaagatcaAAACTATGTCAATATTTTGCAACATGTTCAGGAG TTTGCTTGCCTTATCCCCTGATGATGTTCTACCTGCTGTTTATCTATGCACTAATAAAATTTCTCCTGACCATGAGAATATG GAACTGAACATTGGTGGGAGTCTTGTTGTAACTGCTCTGGAGGAATCATTAGGAACCAGCAGATCTAAAATACAAGAGATGTACAAAACTTACGGCGATCTTG GTAATGTTGCCCAAGAATGCCGTCAGAATCAAACATTACTtgctcctcctcggcctctCTCGATTCATGATGTATATTCCATGCTTCGGAAACTAAG TGTAATATCAGGTAGTGGGAGCGCTGGAAGAAGAAAAATTCTTGTCTTGCATCTTATTCGGTCTTGTAGGGAGATGGAAATGAAATTTCTTGTCAGAACACTG GTTCGTAACTTGCGTATTGGGGCTATGATGAAAACAATATTACCTGCGCTTGCACATGCTGTTGTTTTTGATAGAAAGTGTGCAGGAGATCCTGCAGTGTCCTTGGAAGGCATAAAAACACAACTACAG AGTCTTTCAACTGAAGTTGCCGAGGCATACAATGTCATTCCTAATCTG GATCTGCTCATTCCTTCTCTTCTGAGAGAAGGAACTGCATTTTCAGCTTCATCCTTGGCAATGGTGCCTGGCACACCTCTTCCACCTATGCTTGCAAG AATTACTAATGGGTTGACTCAAGCACTGAAAGCTTTTGGTGGCAAATCATTTACGTGTGAGTACAA GTATGATGGTCAGCGTGCCCAGATTCACAGATTACTTGATGGATCTGTGCGAATATTTTCAAGGCATATGAAAGAATCAACTCCCAGATTTCCTGACCTAGTGAACATGATTACGGAGTTGTGCAGGCCCGAAGTGTCCAGCTTCATACTGGATGCTGAG GTGGTGGGAATCGATAGGAAGAAAGGAAACAAGTTGATGTCATTCCAAGAACTATCTTCAAGAGAAAGAGGAAACAAGCACTCCTCCATTGCGATCGATAACATAAAG GTTGACatttgtgtgtttgtttttgacaTCATGTTCTGCAATGGAGAGAG GCTACTGGATTGTCCTCTTCGGCAAAGAAGGAAGT ACATTCACGACTTGTTCCAGGAGAAGCCAGGATATTTCGAGTTAGCTCAGCAGCTAACC GTAGAAGCCAGCGAAGCGTCACCGGACAACTCTAGCACTTTGGATAGAATGAACACATTTTTCAGAAAGGCATGCGAGTCTTCTTGTGAGGGTATAATGTTGAAGACTTTGGATATTGATGCTGGATACTCTGCTTCCAAACGCTGTGATTCATGGTTAAAG GTCAAGCGTGACTATGTGGAAGGCTTAGGTGATAGCCTTGACTTAGTTCCAGTCGGTGCATGGTATGGAAATGGACGGAAAGCTGGATG GTACAGTCCTTTTCTTATGGCATGCTACAACCCTGAAACCGAAGAATTCCAAAGTGTATGCCGTGTTATGTCTGGGCTCTCAGATGAGTTCTATAAAGAG ATGAAGGAGTTTTATTCTGGGGAAAGGATACTGCCCAAGAAGCCTGTTTACTACAAAACAGATGAGCAACCAGAGGTGTGGTTCACCACAGAACAAGTTTGGGAGATCCGAGGGGCAG ATCTCACCCTATCCCCTGTTCACCATGCGGCCATTGGGCTTGTCCACCCATCGCGTGGCATATCGGTGAGGATGCCGAGGTACATCCGCTCGGTTCCAGATCGGAGCCCAGAGGATTGCAGCACAGCCACTGATATTGCCTCTATGTTCAAAGCTCAGACCCGGAAGATGGATGTCAGCAGAGAGGGCCCGGAGTAG
- the LOC120707645 gene encoding 65-kDa microtubule-associated protein 3-like isoform X2, translated as MSSAVKDQLQQMSTTCDSLLLELNVIWDEVGEPHSARDRMLLELEQECLEVYRRKVDLANRCRAQLRQAIAEAEAELAGICSAMGEPPVHVRQSNQKLHGLREELNAIVPYLEEMRQKKVERWDQFVDVMDQIKKVASEIRPADFVPFKVPVDQSDLSLRKLEELTKELQSLQKEKSERLKQVMEHLNILHSLCEVLGIDFKQTLYEVHPSLGEADGSKNLSNSTIERLASAVNGLREMKVQRMQKLQDLASSMLELWNLMDTPLEEQQMFQNITCNIAASEHEITEPNTLSIDFLSYVESEVLRLEQLKASKMKDLVLKKKTELEEHRRRAHLIGEEGYAAEFSTEAIEAGAVDPALVLEQIESHIATVKEEAFSRKDILEKVERWLNACEEEAWLEDYNKDDNRYNAGRGAHLTLKRAEKARILVNKIPGMVDVLTTKIHAWEKEREKEFTYDGVRLLSMLEEYMIVRQEKELEKKRQRDQKKIQDQIKAEQEALYGSKPSPSKPQSTKKAPRNSIGGANRRQSLGGATMQAPKTDILHSKTARAAKKTEDLGTLSPSRGLDIAGLPVKKLTFNASTLREVETPRKPFSQIMPGNNVPSTPARPISNDEEENKTPKTFATLNHKTPVTMTAPMQVAMTPAVANKVIATPVSLFQEKPEQPMLPEEIEYSFEERRLAVYLARQVT; from the exons ATGAGTAGCGCCGTGAAGGACCAGCTCCAACAGATGTCGACGACGTGCGATTCGCTCCTGCTGGAGCTTAAC GTGATTTGGGATGAGGTAGGGGAGCCCCACTCTGCGAGGGACCGGATGCTGCTGGAGCTCGAGCAGGAGTGTCTCGAGGTCTACAGGAGGAAGGTCGACCTGGCCAATCGCTGCAGGGCACAGCTGCGGCAGGCCATTGCCGAGGCAgaggccgagctcgccggcatcTGCTCGGCCATGGGTGAGCCTCCGGTACATGTTAGACAG TCAAATCAGAAGTTGCATGGTTTAAGGGAGGAGTTGAACGCAATTGTCCCATACTTGGAGGAGATGAGACAGAAGAAAGTCGAAAGATGGGACCAATTTGTTGATGTCATGGATCAAATTAAGAAGGTTGCATCTGAAATCAGGCCTGCAGATTTTGTGCCCTTTAAAGTTCCCGTGGATCAGTCCGATCTGTCATTAAGAAAGCTTGAGGAGTTAACGAAGGAGCTACAATCCCTTCAGAAGGAGAAG AGTGAAAGGCTGAAGCAAGTGATGGAACATTTGAACATTTTGCATTCCTTGTGCGAGGTGCTTGGTATAGACTTCAAGCAAACATTATATGAGGTGCATCCTAGCCTGGGTGAGGCTGATGGATCAAAGAATCTGAGCAACAGTACAATCGAGAGACTCGCATCAGCTGTAAATGGATTGCGCGAAATGAAGGTCCAGAGGATGCAAAAG CTTCAAGATTTGGCATCTAGCATGCTTGAACTTTGGAATCTCATGGATACACCACTTGAAgagcagcagatgttccagaATATAACGTGCAATATTGCTGCTTCAGAACATGAAATAACTGAGCCCAACACTCTCTCCATTGACTTCCTCAGCTAC GTGGAATCTGAAGTATTAAGGCTTGAACAATTGAAAGCGAGCAAGATGAAAGACCTTGTTCTGAAAAAGAAGACAGAACTGGAAGAGCATAGGAGACGTGCTCATCTGATTGGTGAGGAAGGTTATGCAGCTGAATTTAGCACTGAGGCTATTGAGGCTG GAGCTGTTGATCCTGCGCTGGTGCTGGAACAAATTGAGTCTCACATTGCTACAGTGAAAGAGGAAGCTTTTAGCCGAAAGGAtattcttgagaaggttgaaaGATGGTTGAATGCATGTGAGGAGGAAGCGTGGTTGGAAGATTACAACAAA GATGACAACCGTTATAATGCTGGGAGAGGGGCCCATCTGACACTCAAGAGAGCGGAGAAAGCTCGTATTTTAGTTAACAAGATCCCAG GAATGGTAGATGTTTTGACCACGAAAATCCATGCttgggagaaagaaagagaaaaggagttCACCTACGATGGT GTCCGCCTACTGTCAATGCTTGAAGAGTACATGATTGTTCGCCAGGAGAAAGAGCTAGAGAAGAAGAGGCAAAGG GATCAGAAGAAAATCCAGGATCAAATCAAAGCTGAGCAGGAAGCACTCTACGGATCAAAACCTAGCCCATCCAAGCCTCAAAGTACAAAGAAGGCGCCTAGGAACTCCATCGGTGGTGCAAACCGAAGGCAATCTCTTGGTGGAGCCACAATGCAAGCCCCGAAGACAGACATACTGCATTCTAAGACTGCTCGTGCTGCCAAGAAGACTGAAGATTTGGGAACTTTATCTCCTA GTAGAGGCTTGGATATTGCTGGTCTTCCCGTCAAGAAGTTAACTTTCAATGCAAGTACTCTGCGTGAGGTAGAAACACCTCGCAAGCCCTTTTCCCAGATCATGCCAGGAAACAATGTCCCTTCAACGCCTGCACGACCCATCTCCAATGACGAGGAAGAGAACAAAACCCCCAAGACATTTGCAACGCTCAATCACAAAACGCCGGTGACGATGACGGCTCCGATGCAGGTGGCGATGACACCTGCAGTGGCTAACAAGGTAATAGCCACTCCTGTCTCCCTTTTCCAGGAGAAGCCAGAGCAGCCGATGCTGCCGGAGGAGATTGAGTACTCGTTTGAAGAGAGGAGGCTCGCCGTTTACCTGGCCAGGCAAGTGACTTAG